Within Styela clava chromosome 8, kaStyClav1.hap1.2, whole genome shotgun sequence, the genomic segment AAACAGATCAAGACAGTTTTAAAAGTTGTTGCTATACCCAATATTTAAAAGTATTCTATATATTCTTCTAAGAGAGATGGGCAGTATTTAAGAGGTATCTTCATGGTAATCATGTTATTAATAGTTCTTGGATAGGTTTGAATTAGCTTCGCCTGGTCGGCAAAATACCAACACGCAAGATTTGAAATCTGCCTTGGTGCATTTCAAAAGCCACGAAGTCCCCAATTACTCCAGGAACCCCAAACTTCAGTGTTGTCAATATTGGGGGTATCCCGAACTTGAATAACAGGGAATCTTGATACCCGTAATTTGGGAGTAAACGTTCTCCAGGagacttttttcaaattttggtaCTTCCCAAGCTGTTTGGGATACTTATGCATTGGCAGTAGCAATGACCAGAAATTAGCAATTCACTTTGAAAAcccatttgaatattaaaataaaattagcttacAGCAGCTAAAAACATGAATTGCATTTCAATACTAAAACATTAAAAGcaacattttttgataaaatgaaaataattttctaaaacCTAAAAATCTGCCTCTAAAGTAAATTTCATATCCTCTGAATTAGACATTACGCCGGCCTTTTGGTATTCGCCGACTCTTTTCTCAAAGAAATTAGTCTTTCCTTCTAGTGAAATGAGCTCCATGAAATCGAATGGATTTTCAACATTGTAAACCTGAAAAATAAGGAGATGATTAGTTACTGAGAAAGTAGGGGGTGCTAGGTTTTAAGTAAAGGTGTTGAAAAGTAGGGCCATTGTTGGGCGCACCCAGAGATCACAAACACCGGGATGCAcctttaaattatttaaatttgacaaaatatacTCAATTTTCCGAATTCAGAAATTTTGGGAATACAAATTAACTGAACGTGCAGTCCGCCTGAATAAACTTGCATTTTGTCCTACAAATACATTCaacacttatttttttttagtccACACAAGGTTTAGGCCATTGACGATACCAGATTTTTTTTAGTCCATTAATAAATTGGACACACTCGACTTATGTCTGATAATTAGGCCATCATGAGGTTTAGGCCATTGACTATGCAGACTAATCTTTTTTAAGCTGCTTTAAGATATTGCTTACCTTAGGACATTCCAATGCAACTAGCAGTCTATCAGCAACAAATTCAATGTATTGCTTCATCAACGTGTTATTCATTCCAATAAGTGCGACTGGGAGAGCTTCCGTCAAGAATTTctgaaaataacattttttgtaCTTGTATCGAGTGTTAAATAATCCCGTGGCATTTCAGCCGAAATTTTCAGATACGAATATATTAAAAAGAGACCGACTATTTATTAAGCACATATTTTCTTACCTGTTCAATAGCCACGGCATCTCTAATAATCATGGTGACTCGTTCCGGACTTGGCTTCTGGACGAGATGTTTGTACATGAGGCAAGCAAAATCACAGTGTAGGCCCTGAGAATATGAATTAGTAATGAAGGAAAAACTGATTGAATATGAAGGGAAGTGATAAGACTTGGAACTTCCGAAATCGAATTTGAAGAATGGATCTAAAATTATATAAGCAAAGTGCTGAACTCTTTGAAAACTCTAAATCTAATATTTAtggttttaaaataattatatttaattaaattcttGATATTAGGATTTATGGAGTTTCAGTAGGAAATTTATTATGACTGCTGCTCAAGAGCTTATGAATTAGCAATGAAGAAAAGACAATTATGAGGCAAATTGATGAATTTACAAAGTTCggaaatcaaatatttaaatgcatctaaaataattatattatgaAATTTCACTGTGTTCAAGAGTTTCAAGGTTTTCATTTGATAAATGTAGAAAACGAAAACTCGCACATTTAATACATATTAATATATAGACAACCAACATATTAATACAAAACCAAAACCTTGCTAGAGTGTATTACTTTGCAACAATCACATTGCATTTAAATCTTAAGGTTTAGTTTGCCTTACTGATACTGTAAtcagtttttttattgttttgatcaattttttagTCCtatatgctgattatggaagcaaaataaacttatacttagtttcctttgaatttgaatttaaaaatcaattctGTTTATGGTTTCTCCAAAATAAGAAAAGTATTCAACAAACCTCATCTCTGCTAATTAGTTCATTAGAAAACGTTAATCCAGGCATAAGTCCTCGTTTCTTCAGCCAGAAGATGGCAGCAAAGGAACCACTGAAGAATATTCCTTCGACGGAAGCGAAAGCGATGACACGTTCACCAAACGTTGAATTTTGGTCGTTGATCCAATTCAAAGCCCAGTCAGCTTTCTCACGAACGCAAGGCATAGTTTCAATTGCATTAAAAAGATAGTTTCTGTAACAAAATAACAAGGAgagaagattaaaaaaaaaggaatcaGACAATTAATTGAGCACTTTTTTGACAGTGAGTGAGAGACACGTTTATTAAGATTAGCCAGCGTCACAAATGGTTGGGCTATAAGTTGATTCTGGAAAGTTAAACCAGGAACAGCATCCGACAGGCTGACATTTTGGCATTCCAACATGCTAACTTTTTTAGTCATTGCTTGGTTCATATTTGTTAAGGGTAAAAACGATGTTTTAGTAAAATATTATGAATGCTTTTATTATGGTGTGAGCAATGCATATCTTTGATGATACTAGGGAAAATTCATCTGCGGGAAACACCAAGAAAATTTACATAAGATACTCTGTCCAAACAACAATATTTAACCCGATCTTCATTTAAGGCTTATTTGTGAGGAAATTGCAGATGGATATATTCGCAGACGGGACCtccctgaagtatgcgcaccaagatggtgcacaacctgaactcgggttatgtaccaggtcagggttcaggttatgcgacaccAAGAATACCTATTCCGTGCGCACACCTTGgacgacatcttggtgcacatacttcaggaataCCTATCCCGGACATCTTAGACAATCACAGAAATTAAAATCCAAATAATGAAATTGATTTCCACCTACCTTTCTTTAGGATCTCTGATATAGGTGTTGATCAATAAAGAATACATTTCagaatgaatattttcaatcgCTATTTGGAATCCGTAGAAAAATCTCGCTTCAGTAACCTGGACTTCCTGTGCAAATCTCTCAACctgaaaacaagaaaataagGATTTAAATCGATATAAAAAAACTCATGCCTTGTCAAACGATTCTAATGCTGGTTTACATTGGATGATATGAATCAGGGGTGTGAACCTTCAATACCAGTAGGGCCAGGTACAAAAACTTTATGAAACCACAGGGCGACCCTTTTTTCTAACAGTCCcaggaaaaaaaattgttattgatCTTAGGACATACTTTGTTCGCTTCGCTCAAGTTTAGAAAGAATCCAATAACTAGTTTCGCAGGCCGTACGCCATTCAAAATTTGGACATTTCCGCAAGGCCCACAATTTTCCCTAGTAGGCCCTTGCACACCCCCcaataaaaattagtttttttgaaTGATACATAGCAGTAGAGATAGGCTTGGTTTTAAAGACTAATAGCCAATAGTTTGGGCTAAGCAGCTACATCTCACCAAATTCTCATTGACAATTCCATCTGAAGCGGCGAAGAAAGCCAGAACATGAGAAATAAATTTCCTTTCATTTGGTTTCAAACCTGCCCAGTGAACCATGTCTTTGGAAAGGTCAACCTGCAATAATAATTGtttaggatatatatatatatatgcagaaAAACAAAAGAGTGAATTAAAGTGTCGCAACCAAATAGTTAACTAGCACAAGTAGGCcaacaataaagaaaaatttgtcTCATCTTGGCAACAGATTTGTTTGTATTCGGAGCTTACTCGTATATTTTGCTCTGAAGCAATTAGTACTCTAAGGTTCTTCAATGTGCCCCATAAGAAGCCTCAGAGCTCCAGGAGGGAAACCTGGGGGCTCCgagagctattcgttcactcaCTGAAATactgatttttaaaatacaaagcagcaaatagAGTTTTCAATTAAAAGTGATTGAgtaactcaatgtttttttatgtaaatttattaTAGGGTTTCCTTAAATATTCTACCTCTTCACAGGCCCTGTAACCAAccagaagtttgagaacccatGCTTTAAATGGCCAGAATCTCTACAATTGCGCCATTATTAATGCTATGACAGCTAGGCCTACCTCTTCAGCTGTCCAGAACGATGCTTCAGCTTTCTTGTACATTTTCCAGATGTCATGGTATTCGATTGGGAAGATAACAAAGCGGCGAGGGTTGTCACGAAGTAAAGGCTCCTTCTCTTTGTCAAACTGTAGAGGGAAAGAAGGGTTTACATACATATCCCAGGGTAGAGGAaagacgataagacggcttaatcatatggtgaaccacgacctcgcgtccagttaccagtcccaAGTTGGGTATGTAGTACCACCACAAACACTGGGTTAATATTGTATCAAACAAGGGTATCGCCGCACGTTTCAGATCATTTTCATACGTGATATAACATATGTTTCCCAAATTACACCCAGTAAGTACAGACGGAAAAATTGTGGTAGTTGGCGAATCTAAGAGACCTAAAAGATGGGGGAATAACCAACTGATTCTAATGTAAAACGAGATAGGAGCACAGCACAGGGTTTGTTAGCATGTTACCCCTTGATGAGTAGAATAACCGCCCAATAAGCACAATCCGAATAATTGTAGCAGTTAGCATACCAAACATACAGAAAAACGGAGCGGAATAACCAACCTAAGTTGACAACAGTACAACTACTTCATTATTTATACCTTATGACACGTATATTCcttaattttttcaatctttttaatTTTCCCATTATTTCGGCAAGCACAGCAGCATACAAAGTTGGTCTGTGTGCCTATGCTTACACTAGTCTTTTCCATTTCAGAAATTAATTCTAGGGGTACTCCCATTTTGTACCGACTATTTTTGTATGGTACCACTGTTTAAAACATCAGCTTATATACTTCCCAGCCTACTACATATCCaccattatttttttaaatatttttttctctctccTGCTGCACTGTTATGTAACAATACATTAATGAGTCGAGAGATGACGTTACGCCACCTACACTCAATATAAAATGCATCACAAATACAAAACACAACTTCAGTGTTCCCCTTGAAAATTGTCGGTTTGCATCAGCAATTTTATGTCAAAATTATtagtaaattataataaaatataactaGTAAAACAATATATTGTCTACTAtggacattttgaaaaattaaaacgtACTTTTAAAAGCATATTACTATTGTTATAAATCCCAATGGGAACACGATATTCACATAAGGGCGGCAGCTGATCAATATGGCTTGGTAAATATTGGTGTTCCCCTTGCTATATTTTGAGATTTAGTGTTCCCATACGAGCAAAAGACAGGAAACCGTCATCACTATGACCAGTGATATCAAATTGCCTGCCATGCCTATACTGcaaaatttttgtaaacatCACTAGAGTGGTTCctcaacctttttttctttcgtggcccacTTTTGTTGCACCAAAACCCTGTGGCCTactaactttctcatgcaaggggaaaacaagaaaaacaagACTCTTTTTACATAAATTTACACTTTCACtttataattagaatgaaaagcagcagcatcattcattgctactacaataaaaatttgactataaTGACACAAAAGAAACTAAACTTTCCAATAATAATGGTAATTTTTGATAGACTTGTGGCCCACTTGAAAATGCCCCTatggcccagcagtgggccatggcccactggttgagaactaGTGAGACTAGACTGATCCAGGAAAACTAATCTAATATTTTTGGACAGAAATGGTTTCTTGTTTTAAGTGACAAATTCTATATATGGGTGtgtgtatgtttattcgtctcgtaatagtgATAAAAAATGAACGAACGATTATTGTTATGTAAGACGGGATGCATGCACAAGACGGGATGCATGCACAAGACtgtactggcctaaaacacaaatgtgcggcacGCACCCttttcaacaaatataaaacaaaaaacattagattaaataTGTATAGCATGGTGCCTTAtatagacagttgtgcaagtgtccataaagtcttttcatagtttcaattttgttatgaagtacGGTAAATTCTCAATATCTCAAccagtttttttgtttttgttttttcatcagtaccggtacttgtttatttatactccatttaatacatctgcGAGTGCCAAATTCAATATATGGGTGTACGTGTCCCATAAAGTCTTtacacaatttcaattttgttatgaagtacccaatatctcaaccaggttttgttttgttttttatcagtAGTTGTTTATTCATACTTTactt encodes:
- the LOC120329712 gene encoding ribonucleoside-diphosphate reductase subunit M2 B-like isoform X1 yields the protein MLSSRSQNVSSTENVSRAMKNTKISDENMENSYKVMETKMLARNTGKRILGEVQNTTALTLSPQKNKSKQVQKPKVRFDKEKEPLLRDNPRRFVIFPIEYHDIWKMYKKAEASFWTAEEVDLSKDMVHWAGLKPNERKFISHVLAFFAASDGIVNENLVERFAQEVQVTEARFFYGFQIAIENIHSEMYSLLINTYIRDPKERNYLFNAIETMPCVREKADWALNWINDQNSTFGERVIAFASVEGIFFSGSFAAIFWLKKRGLMPGLTFSNELISRDEGLHCDFACLMYKHLVQKPSPERVTMIIRDAVAIEQKFLTEALPVALIGMNNTLMKQYIEFVADRLLVALECPKVYNVENPFDFMELISLEGKTNFFEKRVGEYQKAGVMSNSEDMKFTLEADF
- the LOC120329712 gene encoding ribonucleoside-diphosphate reductase subunit M2 B-like isoform X2: MGVPLELISEMEKTSVSIGTQTNFVCCCACRNNGKIKKIEKIKEYTCHKFDKEKEPLLRDNPRRFVIFPIEYHDIWKMYKKAEASFWTAEEVDLSKDMVHWAGLKPNERKFISHVLAFFAASDGIVNENLVERFAQEVQVTEARFFYGFQIAIENIHSEMYSLLINTYIRDPKERNYLFNAIETMPCVREKADWALNWINDQNSTFGERVIAFASVEGIFFSGSFAAIFWLKKRGLMPGLTFSNELISRDEGLHCDFACLMYKHLVQKPSPERVTMIIRDAVAIEQKFLTEALPVALIGMNNTLMKQYIEFVADRLLVALECPKVYNVENPFDFMELISLEGKTNFFEKRVGEYQKAGVMSNSEDMKFTLEADF